CCAAAAGTGGTAATAAACACCTGTGGGCCATTCCAGACTGCTGATTATTCGGTAGCAGAAACATGTGTAAAATGCGGCGTAAATTATATTGACCTTGCGGATGGGCGTGATTTTGTAAATGGTATTAAATCTCTCGATAAACAGGCAAAAGAAGCAGGAGTTTTGGTTATAAGCGGAGCAAGCACCGTTCCGGGATTGTCATCGGCTGTGCTGGAAGAGTATAAAAATGAATTTTCTGAAATTGATTCTCTAATTTTCGGTATAGCCCCTGGCGCAAAAGCTCCGCGTGGTCTGGCTACCACGAAGGCTATTTTAACCTATGTTGGAAAACCGCTAAAACCATTTGCAGGCAGTCAAAGCAAAGTTTATGGCTGGCAGGATTTATACCGTCAAAAATACCCTGAAATCGGTACACGCTGGATGGCTAATTGCGAAATCCCTGATCTGGATTTACTGCCGGAAAAATACGGCATTAAATCTATCCGTTTTTCCGCAGGAATGGAAAGCAGTTTACTGCATTTAAGCATCTGGCTGATTTCATGGCTGGTGCGTTTAGGACTTCCTGTTAATTTACCTAAACATGCCGAATTTCTTTGGAAGTTAAGCAATATTTTCGACCCAATGGGTACGGTAGATGGTGGCATGCATATGCTGATAAAAGGCAAGGATAAAGATGGCAATAAACATGAACGTAACTGGTTTATCATTGGTAAAAAGAACGAAGGGCCAAACATTCCAACGATTCCGGCTATAATAATCGCTAAAAAAATTATTACCGTAGAACTGAACGAGAGCGGTGCTATGCCTTGCGTGGGCATGGTAACGCTTGCCGAATATATGGAAGAACTGAAAGAGTTTAATATAAAGACTTATCTGAACTGAAAAATCTGTTTTAAAATCACTTTTTCCCCTCCACATGTTCAATTCTTTTTACCGCATGGTTATAATAACTCCGGTAAAAACTGCCTAAACGGTGTGTTGATTGCAACAGGGCAAGGCTTTCATCCTGATCCACTTCGCGCTTTTTTTCTTTTAGCTCCTGTAATACGCCGTTCAGGAATTCGCGTTTTATTTCAGCCTCTTCAATGTTGCTGGGCATATGTTCAAAGATTCGTCGTTCCATCCTAACCCAAAGATCAGTTAAGGCATCAGCGGAGCTATCGCCAATATCGGTATAATTATACAACATATCTTTTACGATATTACAGGTATCAACCAGAGTTACAAAAGTCGCCTGTTTCTCACGTATCATAAATGCCCGGGTTTGCCACTTCATTGCAACCTCTGATCAGATGGTTTTAAAAACAGGCTTTTCACCTGCTCAAAATACTGGTAATTTTCTGATAACCACTCCACAGTTTCCCTGCATTTTTCATAGCCATAGGCTTCGCCGTATTTCTCTTCCCAGTCAAAAAGAAGCCTTCCAACCTCCCTTAAATCCAGGTCACCGATACCAGATTCTTCAATCTTTTGCATATTTCTGGCAACATAATCCGGTATCTCCGGCAATTGCGTGTCATGTAACATAGGAACCTCCCATTGTAAGGTTATGCTTACATATCCAATGAAGCCATAGAAGGTGCGGAACATCAAGTTAATAAAGATAAAATAGCGTTGCATTACAATGTGTTACGAGGGTGGGCGCAAAGAAATTTAGGAGGGGGGAGGTTTAACTACAAGCAAATTAACGGCATTATTCGCCTTAAATATAAAGTTTGGTAAACTGCTATTTAAATTCAATTTTTATTCCTAGCGTATGCAGCACAGTTAGCACTTTACCAAAC
The Alphaproteobacteria bacterium CG11_big_fil_rev_8_21_14_0_20_39_49 DNA segment above includes these coding regions:
- a CDS encoding saccharopine dehydrogenase gives rise to the protein MNKILVLGGYGNFGWRISRAFAKDGIPFVIAGRSEQKALKLADSLQKQYPSAKIETAIFDVNSELEPQLESIKPKVVINTCGPFQTADYSVAETCVKCGVNYIDLADGRDFVNGIKSLDKQAKEAGVLVISGASTVPGLSSAVLEEYKNEFSEIDSLIFGIAPGAKAPRGLATTKAILTYVGKPLKPFAGSQSKVYGWQDLYRQKYPEIGTRWMANCEIPDLDLLPEKYGIKSIRFSAGMESSLLHLSIWLISWLVRLGLPVNLPKHAEFLWKLSNIFDPMGTVDGGMHMLIKGKDKDGNKHERNWFIIGKKNEGPNIPTIPAIIIAKKIITVELNESGAMPCVGMVTLAEYMEELKEFNIKTYLN